GCGCGGGGTACGCCCGGGCACGCGCGGCGGTGGGGGGGACCTGTCACGGGGGCACGGGCACTCCCCCGCGGACCGCCCGGAGCCGCCAGGCGACGGAGAACCCGCCGCCGGGCCCGAGCGTCGTCAGACCGGTGCCCGACCGCAGCGCGTCCGGCGGTGCGGTCATCGGCTCGACGGCGAGCGCGCGACCCCGCCCGGGGAACCCCGTGCCGGTCGCCGGGTCCGCCGTGAACACCTGGAACCAGCCGAGGGACGGCGAGGTCAGGGCCTCGACGCCGTCACCCCGCGCGTCGGTGAGGCGGGTGCTGCGCCACGCCCCGTCGGAGGGGGCGGCGCGGAGGCAGTCGTCGAACCGCCGACCGCGCAGCGGCGTCCCGGCGGGGTCGACGACCCCGGCGAGCGGCCCCGGCTCCCCCGTCGGGGTGAGGCGGACCGGGTCGAGCGGCAGGCGGGCGTCCACGGGCAGCTCCACCCGGCAGTCGTCGAGCGGCGCGCCGAGGGCGGAGAGGTAGGTGTGGACCCCGAGCGCGACCGGGCAGGACCACGCGGACAGGTTGCGGACCGTGAGACCGGCCCGCAGCCCGTCCCCGTCGAGGAGGTACGACGCCGTCACGCGGAGCGGCCACGGCCAGCCGGGACGGGGGTCGACGTCCACCGCGAGGGTGACGGCGTCCGGGGACGAGCGGACGACCGACCACGGCACGTCGGAGACGAGCCCGTGGATCGCCGTGCGGCGGGAGGGCTCGGTCACCGCGAGCCGGTGGCGGACGCCGGCGACGGTGAACTCACCGTCGGTCAGCCGGTTCGGCCACGGGGCGAGGATGACGTTGGCGGACAGGGGCGGGAACGACCCCGCCGGGTACCCCTCCACCAGCGGGCGTCCACGCCACCGCAGTGCCCGCAGTCCACCCCCGAAGGTGGAGACCTCGGCCACGTGGTCCCGCCGGCTGAGTGTGACGGCGGGGTGGGTGTTCACCCCGCCGGGGGTGCCGTTCATGGTGGCGGCTCCGTTCCCGGTCCGATGGCCGGCGCGGACTCCCCGGGTTGGAGACCGAACACCGCGGCTCCCGCCCGTACTCCCATGCGACAGCCAGGGGGTAGATTAAGCCACGCCCGGCCGAAAAACCACAACCGCAGCGCCGAATGTCCACGGGACCGCGCCACCCGGGGGTGGACCCACCCCCGGGGTGTCCCCGGCGGTGGTCACCGGCCGTCGTCGGCCTCGCCCGTGACCCGGGCGCCGGCGAAGCGCTTCTTGCCCTTGCGCAGGACGAGGAACCCGCCGTCGAGCAGGTCCGCGGCGGTCGGCGCCCACTCCGTGTCGGTCACGCGCTCGTTGTTGACGTACGCACCCCCGTCGCCGACGGTGCGCCGGGCCGCGCCACGGGAGGACTCCAGGCCGGAGGCCACGAGGAGGTCGACGACCGTCGCCCCGGGCTCCACGTCCGCCACGCCGGTCTCCTGCACGGCCGCGGCGAGCGTCGCGGCGTCGAGCTCCCGGAGGTCCCCCCGTCCGAACAGGGCACGGGACGCGAGCTCGACCTTCTCGACCGCGTCCTCGCCGTGGACGAGCGCGGTCATCTCCCGGGCGAGGGTCCGCTGCGCCTCCCGGGCCGCCGGGTTCTCCGTGACCTGGGTCTCCAGCCGAGCCAGCTCCTCCCGGTCGAGGAACGTGAACCACCGCAGGTAGCGGATGACGTCCGCGTCCGCCGCGTTGAGGAAGTACTGGTACCAGCTGTACGGGCTGGTCATCTCCGGGTCGAGCCACAGCTTCCCGCCGCCGGTAGACTTGCCGAACTTGTTGCCGTCGGCGTCCGTGACGAGCGGCACCGTGAGGGCGTGGACCGTCTCGCCGTCGAGCCGTCGGTTGAGGTCCACGCCGGAGACGATGTTCCCCCACTGGTCGCTGCCGCCGATCTGGAGCCGGCAGTCCATCTCCCGGCGCAGGTGCACGAAGTCGTTCGCCTGGAGCAGCATGTAGGAGAACTCGGTGTAGGAGATCCCGTCGCCCTCGAGCCGGCGCTTCACCGTGTCCCGGGACAGCATCGTGTTGACGGAGAAGTTCTTGCCGAGGTCGCGGAGGAAGTCGATGACGGACATCCCGGAGGTCCAGTCCTTGTTGTCGACGAGCACCGCCGCGTTGTCACCGTCGAAACTCACGAACCGTGCCAGCTGGTCACGGATGCGGGAGATGTTCCGGGTGATCTCCTCCTCCCCGAGCATCGTGCGCTCCCCGACCTCGCGCGGGTCACCGATCATGCCCGTCGCGCCGCCCGCGAGGGCGACCGGGCGGTGCCCAGCCCGCTGCATCCGCGCGAGCATGAGCAACGGCACGAGGTGACCGGCGTGGAGGCTCGGCCCCGTCGGGTCGAAACCGGCGTAGAGCGTCGTCGGATTCGCCAGCTGGGCGCGCAACGCCTCACGGTCGGTCGTCTGGGCGACGAGGCCGCGCCATTCGAGCTCCTCGAGGATCGTCGGGGTCGACGGGGCGGACGGGGCGGGGTCTGCGGGCTGTGCGGTCATCAGTGGTCTCCGGTCGGGACGGCGGTGGATCGGGTCG
The sequence above is drawn from the Corynebacterium bovis DSM 20582 = CIP 54.80 genome and encodes:
- the tyrS gene encoding tyrosine--tRNA ligase, giving the protein MTAQPADPAPSAPSTPTILEELEWRGLVAQTTDREALRAQLANPTTLYAGFDPTGPSLHAGHLVPLLMLARMQRAGHRPVALAGGATGMIGDPREVGERTMLGEEEITRNISRIRDQLARFVSFDGDNAAVLVDNKDWTSGMSVIDFLRDLGKNFSVNTMLSRDTVKRRLEGDGISYTEFSYMLLQANDFVHLRREMDCRLQIGGSDQWGNIVSGVDLNRRLDGETVHALTVPLVTDADGNKFGKSTGGGKLWLDPEMTSPYSWYQYFLNAADADVIRYLRWFTFLDREELARLETQVTENPAAREAQRTLAREMTALVHGEDAVEKVELASRALFGRGDLRELDAATLAAAVQETGVADVEPGATVVDLLVASGLESSRGAARRTVGDGGAYVNNERVTDTEWAPTAADLLDGGFLVLRKGKKRFAGARVTGEADDGR
- a CDS encoding aldose 1-epimerase, whose protein sequence is MNGTPGGVNTHPAVTLSRRDHVAEVSTFGGGLRALRWRGRPLVEGYPAGSFPPLSANVILAPWPNRLTDGEFTVAGVRHRLAVTEPSRRTAIHGLVSDVPWSVVRSSPDAVTLAVDVDPRPGWPWPLRVTASYLLDGDGLRAGLTVRNLSAWSCPVALGVHTYLSALGAPLDDCRVELPVDARLPLDPVRLTPTGEPGPLAGVVDPAGTPLRGRRFDDCLRAAPSDGAWRSTRLTDARGDGVEALTSPSLGWFQVFTADPATGTGFPGRGRALAVEPMTAPPDALRSGTGLTTLGPGGGFSVAWRLRAVRGGVPVPP